ACGATCATGGCCAGCACCAGCCGCGCCTTCTCGCCGCCGCTCATGGTGCCGACCGCCTGCGCCACCATGTCGCCGCTGAAGTTGAAGCTGCCCAGGAAGTTGCGCAGCTCCTGCTCGCGCGCCGCCGGGCCGACGTCGCGCGCCAGCCGGATCATGTGCTCGAGCGGGTTGCTGTCGGGCGACAGCACGTCCAGCTCCTGCTGGGCGAAGTAGCCGATGTGCAGGCCCTTGCCTTCGGTGATCGTGCCGGCCAGTGCCGGGATCTCGCGTGCGATGGTCTTGACCAGCGTCGACTTGCCCTGGCCGTTGGCCCCCAGGATGCCGATGCGCTGGCCGGCCAGCACCGAGCGGCTGACGCCCCGCAGGATGACCTTCTCGCCGTAGCCGAGCACCGCGTCCGAGATTGCGAGCATCGGGTTGGGCAGGTTGGCCGGCTCCTTGAACTCGAAGCTGAACTCGGCCTCGGCCAGCACCGGCGCGACCTTCTCCATCCGCTCCAGCGCCTTGACCCGGCTTTGCGCCTGCTTGGCCTTGGTGGCCTTGGCCTTGAAGCGGTCGATGAACTTCTGCAGGTGGGCGATCTTGTCCTGCTGCTTGGCGAAGGCGGCCTGCTGCAGTTCCAGCTGCTGCGCGCGCAGGGTCTCGAAGGCGCTGTAGTTGCCGCCGTAGCGGGTGAGCTTCTGGTGGTCGATGTGCAGCGTGACGCCGGTCACCGCGTCCAGGAACTCGCGGTCGTGGCTGATCACGACCAGGGTGCCGGGGTAGCGCTGCAGCCAGGCCTCCAGCCACACCAGCGCATCGAGGTCCAGGTGGTTGGTCGGCTCGTCCAGCAGCAGCAGGTCCGAGGGCGCCATCAGCGCGCGCGCCAGCTGCAGCCGCATGCGCCAGCCGCCGGAGAAGCTGTTCACCGGCTGCTGCAGCTCGTGCACCTTGAAGCCCAGCCCGAGGATCAGCGCCTGCGCGCGCGGCGCGGCGTCGTGCTCGCCGGCATCGGCCAGGTCGGAGTGGGCGTGGGCGATCTGCATGCCGTCGCCGCCGGCTTCGGCCCGCGCCAGGGCGGCGCGCAGCTCCATCAGCCGGGTGTCGCCGCCCAGCACGAAATCGGTGGCGCTCTCGTCGGTTTCGGGCATGTGCTGCGCGACCTGCGACATGCGCCACTGCGCCGGCATCGAGAACTCGCCGGCGTCCTCGTGCAGGGCGCCGGTGAACAGGGCGAACAGGCTGGACTTGCCGGCGCCGTTGCGGCCGACCAGGGCGACTTTCTCGCCGGGGTTGAGCGTGACCGACACCTGGTCCAGCAGCACCTTGGCGCCGCGGCGCAGGGTCAGGTTGCGCAGCGTGATCATGAATGGGAGGTCCGGAATGGGGCGGGGGCGCCGACGCGCCCCCGCTGGTGTGGTTCGGCGCGGTGCGCCGGATGCGTCATTGTCGCACCAGCGCTTGCCGGGTCAGCAGCAGCACCTGGTCGCCGCCGGCGCTGGTGTCCAGCCAGACCGCCTCCAGCCGCGGGAAGGCGGCCTCGAAATGCGCCCGCTCGTTGCCGATCTCCAGCACCAGCACGGCCTGCTCGCCCATGCGCGCCGGCGCATCGCGCAGCAGGCCGCGGACGAAGTCCATGCCGTCGGCGCCGCCGGCCAGGGCCAGCCCGGGCTCGGCGCGGTACTCGGCCGGCAGCGCCGCCATGCTGGCGCTGTTGACGTAGGGCGGGTTGCACAGGATCAGGTCGTAGGGGCCGGGCAGGGCGGCCAGGCCATCCGATTCGACCAGGCGCACCCGGTCCTGCAGGCCGTGCTTGCGCACGTTGATGCCGGCCACCGCCAGGGCCTCGGCCGAGAGGTCGGCGCCATCGACCTGCACCTGGGGCCAGGCCAGCGCCGCCAGCACGGCCAGGCTGCCGTTGCCGGTGCACAGGTCGAGCACGCGGCGGGTGTGCGCGCCCAGCCAGGGGTCGATCGTTCCGTCGGCCAGCAGCTCGGCGATGAAGCTGCGCGGCACGATGGCGCGCTCGTCGACGTAGAAGGGCACGCCCTGCAGCCAGGCCTCGCGCGTCAGGTAGGCGGCGGGCTTGCGGGTGGCGATGCGTTCTTCGACCAGGGCTTGGGCCTGCTGTTCGCGGGCCGCATCCACCTCGTCGTCCGCGTGTTCGTCCAGGCGATCCAGGGGCCGCCCCAGTTTCCACAGCACCAGCCAGGCGGCCTCGTCGAAGGCGTCGGTGGTGCCATGGCCGAAGGCCACCCCCGCTTCATCGAGGCGGGCGGCGCAGCGGTCGATGAGGTCGATGAGTTTCAAGCTGACAGCAACTCGATCGTGCGCCGGTAGATGTCCTTCAGCGGTTCAATCTGGTCGACCGTGATGTGCTCGTCGATCTTGTGGATCATCTTGTTGACCGGGCCGAACTCCACCACCTGCGGGCAGATGCGCGAGATGAAGCGGCCGTCGCTGGTGCCGCCGGTGGTGGACAGCGTGGTCTCGATGCCGGCCACGTCGCGGATCGCCTGCTGCATCGCGCCGACCAGCTCGCCGGGGCGGGTGAGGAAGGGCAGGCCGCCCAGCGTCCAGTCGAGCTGGTAGTCCAGTCCGTGCCGGTCCAGCAACTCGTGGACGCGCTGCTTGAGCCCCTCGGGCGTCGACTCGGTGCAGTAGCGGAAGTTGAAGTCCACCACCAGGCTGCCCGGAATCACGTTGGTGGCGCCGGTGCCGGCCTGGATGTTGCTGGCCTGGAAGCTGGTGGGCGGGAAGAAGTCGTTCCCGCGATCCCACTCGATCGCCGCCAGCTCCGCCAGCGCCGGCATCGCCAGGTGGATCGGGTTCCTGGCCAGCTGCGGGTAGGCGATGTGGCCCTGCACGCCGCGCACCGTGAGCCGGCCCGACAGGCTGCCGCGGCGGCCGTTCTTGATCATGTCGCCCAGGCGCTCCACCGAGCTGGGCTCGCCGACGATGCACCAGTCGAGCTTCTCGCCGCGCGCCTGGAGCTGCTCGCAGACGACCACCGTGCCGTCGACCGCCGGGCCTTCCTCGTCGCTGGTGATCAGCAAGGCCAGCGACAGGGCCGGGTCGGGGTTGGCAGCCAGGAACTCCTCGAGTGCCACCACGAAGGCTGCGATCGAGGTCTTCATGTCGGCTGCGCCACGCCCGTACAGCTTGCCGTCGCGGTGGGCCGGCACGAAGGGGTCGCTGCTCCACTGGTCCAGCGGGCCGGTCGGCACCACGTCGGTGTGGCCGGCGAAGACCAGGGTGGGGGCGCCGGGCCGGCTGGCGGTGCGCTTGGCCCACAGGTTGGTGACGCGGAAGTCGTCCGGCCCGCTGTGGATGGTTTCGCAGTCGAAGCCCAGCGGCGCCAGCCGCTCGCGCAGCAGCTGCTGGCAGCCCTCGTCTTCCGGGGTGATCGAGCGCCGCGAGATCAGCTGCTCGGTGAGGTAGAGGGTTTTCATGTCAATCCGCCACTCCGACCGGCTCCATGTGCCGGCGCGGCCGTCAATGTTTCACGTCCAGCGTAATCTCGGTGAACGACGGCTCGTCCGCCAGGTCTTCCTCGCTCGCGCCTTCCTCGGGCCGCACGGCGCCGGCGCCGGGCCCGAAGTCGTTCTGCAGGCGCCACTGCAGGTTGGTCGGCGAGTCGGCGTTGGCGATGCCTTCCTTCTTGTCCACCACGCCGTCGACGATCAGCTGGGCGATCGCCTGCTCGAAGGTCTGCGAACCCTCGGCCATGGACTTCTCCATGGCTTCCTTGACGCCGGAGAAGTCGCCCTTCTCGATCAGCTCGGACACCAGCTTGGTATTGAGCATGACCTCCACCGCCGGCGCGCGGCCGCCATGGATGGTGCGCAGCAGGCGCTGCGACACCACCGCCTTGAGCGCGGCGGCCAGGTCGCCCAGCAGCGTCGGCCGGACTTCGACCGGGTAGAACGACAGGATCCGGTTCAGGGCCTGGTAGCTGTTGTTGGCATGCATGGTGGCCAGGCACAGGTGGCCCGACTGCGCATAGGCGATGGCGGCCGACATGGTCTCGCGGTCGCGGATCTCGCCGATCAGGATGACGTCGGGCGCCTGCCGCAGCGCGTTCTTCAGCGCCGTCTGCATCGACTGCGTGTCGCTGCCCACCTCGCGCTGGTTGACCACCGACTTCTTGTTCCTGAACAGGAATTCGACCGGGTCCTCGATGGTCAGGATGTGGCCGGAGGCCCGTTCGTTGCGGTAGTCCATCATGGCCGCCAGCGTGGTGCTCTTGCCGGCGCCGGTGGAACCCACCATCAGCAGCAGGCCGCGCTTTTCCATGATCAGGTCGCCCAGGATCAGGGGCACGTTGAGCGACTCCAGCGGCGGGATCTCGGTGGTGATGTAGCGGATCACCGCGGCGTAGGTGCCGCGCTGGCGCATGGCCGAGAAGCGGAAGTTGCCCACGCCCTCGATCGCATGCGCCATGTTCAGCTCGCCGGTCTCCTCCAGCTCGGTCATGCGCCGGGCCGGCAGCACCTCGGCCAGCAGCGCCTTGGGCGCGTCGGGCGGCAGCAGCTGGTTGTTGATCGGCACGCACTGGCCGTTGATCTTGATCAGCGCCGGCGCATGGGCCGACAGGTACACGTCCGACGCCTTCTTCTCGCCCATCAGGCGCAGGATCCGCTCCATCGTGCTCATGTCAACTCCTCGGCTGCCCGCTCGCCCGGCGCTCAGGGGCGCAGCAGGTCGTTCAGGCTGGTCTTGGCGCGGGTCTGCGCATCGACGCGCTTGACGATGATGGCGGCGTACAGGCTGTACTTGCCGCCGTCCTTGGGCAGGCTGCCGGAGATCACCACCGAGCCGGCCGGCACGCGGCCATAGCTCACCTCGCCGGTGGCGCGGTCGTAGATCGGGGTGCTCTGGCCGATGTACACGCCCATGGACACCACCGAGTTCTCCTCGACAATCACGCCTTCCACGATCTCGGAGCGGGCGCCGATGAAGCAGTTGTCCTCGATGATGGTCGGGTTGGCCTGCAGCGGCTCCAGCACGCCGCCCAGGCCGACGCCGCCGGACAGGTGCACGTTCTTGCCGACCTGCGCGCAGGAGCCCACGGTGGCCCAGGTGTCGACCATGGTGCCTTCGTCGACGTAGGCGCCGATGTTCACGTAGCTGGGCATCAGCACCGCGCCCCTGGCGATGTAGCTGCCGCGGCGTGCCACGGCGGGCGGCACCACGCGCACGCCGGTGGCGGCCATCTCTTCGGGCGAGAGGTGGGCGAACTTGGTGGGCACCTTGTCGAAGAAGGCCAGCTCGCCGGCCTTCATCAGGGCGTTGTCCTTCAGGCGGAAGGACAGCAGCACCGCCTTCTTGATCCACTGGTGCACCGTCCACTGGCCCACGCCTTCGCGCGTGGCCACGCGCAGGCGGCCGTGGTTCAGCTCGGCGATGACATGCTCGACCGCCTCGGTCACCTCCTTGGGCGCGCCCTGGGGCGAAAGGCTGGCGCGGTTGTCCCACGCGGTGTCGATGGTCTGCTGCAGGTGTTGGGTCATGTCGGGGAAAAGTTCTTCTGGACGAATTGGACGATGCGCTGCGCGGCTTCCAGGCACTCGGCGCTTTCAGCCACCAGGGCCATGCGCACGCGGCCGGCGCCGGGGTTGCGGCCGCCGCTCTCGCGGGCAAGGTAGCTGCCCGGCAAGACCGTCACATTGTATTGAGCCAGCAGCTCGCGGGCGAAGGCGGTGTCGTCGCCGCCGGGCACGCCCGCCCACAGGTAGAAGGCTGCATCCGGCAGGCGCACGTCCAGCACCGGCTCCAGCACCGGCGTGACCTGCTCGAACTTGCGCCGGTACTCGGCGCGGTTGTCGGCCACGTGCTGCTCGTCGCCCCAGGCGGCGATGCTGGCGGCCTGCACCGGCGGCGCCATCGCGCTGCCGTGGTACGTGCGGTACAGGGCGAAGGCCTTGAGCAGCTGGGCGTCGCCGGCGACGAAGCCGCTGCGCAGCCCGGGCACGTTGCTGCGCTTGGACAGGCTGGTGAAGGCCACCAGCCGGGGAAAGCCGGTGCGGCCCAGCTGCATCGCCGCTTCCAGCCCGCCCAGCGGCGGCTCGTCGCGGAAATAGATCTCGCTGTAGCACT
The sequence above is a segment of the Ramlibacter tataouinensis genome. Coding sequences within it:
- the dapE gene encoding succinyl-diaminopimelate desuccinylase — encoded protein: MKTLYLTEQLISRRSITPEDEGCQQLLRERLAPLGFDCETIHSGPDDFRVTNLWAKRTASRPGAPTLVFAGHTDVVPTGPLDQWSSDPFVPAHRDGKLYGRGAADMKTSIAAFVVALEEFLAANPDPALSLALLITSDEEGPAVDGTVVVCEQLQARGEKLDWCIVGEPSSVERLGDMIKNGRRGSLSGRLTVRGVQGHIAYPQLARNPIHLAMPALAELAAIEWDRGNDFFPPTSFQASNIQAGTGATNVIPGSLVVDFNFRYCTESTPEGLKQRVHELLDRHGLDYQLDWTLGGLPFLTRPGELVGAMQQAIRDVAGIETTLSTTGGTSDGRFISRICPQVVEFGPVNKMIHKIDEHITVDQIEPLKDIYRRTIELLSA
- the prmB gene encoding 50S ribosomal protein L3 N(5)-glutamine methyltransferase, translated to MKLIDLIDRCAARLDEAGVAFGHGTTDAFDEAAWLVLWKLGRPLDRLDEHADDEVDAAREQQAQALVEERIATRKPAAYLTREAWLQGVPFYVDERAIVPRSFIAELLADGTIDPWLGAHTRRVLDLCTGNGSLAVLAALAWPQVQVDGADLSAEALAVAGINVRKHGLQDRVRLVESDGLAALPGPYDLILCNPPYVNSASMAALPAEYRAEPGLALAGGADGMDFVRGLLRDAPARMGEQAVLVLEIGNERAHFEAAFPRLEAVWLDTSAGGDQVLLLTRQALVRQ
- a CDS encoding PilT/PilU family type 4a pilus ATPase; translation: MSTMERILRLMGEKKASDVYLSAHAPALIKINGQCVPINNQLLPPDAPKALLAEVLPARRMTELEETGELNMAHAIEGVGNFRFSAMRQRGTYAAVIRYITTEIPPLESLNVPLILGDLIMEKRGLLLMVGSTGAGKSTTLAAMMDYRNERASGHILTIEDPVEFLFRNKKSVVNQREVGSDTQSMQTALKNALRQAPDVILIGEIRDRETMSAAIAYAQSGHLCLATMHANNSYQALNRILSFYPVEVRPTLLGDLAAALKAVVSQRLLRTIHGGRAPAVEVMLNTKLVSELIEKGDFSGVKEAMEKSMAEGSQTFEQAIAQLIVDGVVDKKEGIANADSPTNLQWRLQNDFGPGAGAVRPEEGASEEDLADEPSFTEITLDVKH
- the dapD gene encoding 2,3,4,5-tetrahydropyridine-2,6-dicarboxylate N-succinyltransferase gives rise to the protein MTQHLQQTIDTAWDNRASLSPQGAPKEVTEAVEHVIAELNHGRLRVATREGVGQWTVHQWIKKAVLLSFRLKDNALMKAGELAFFDKVPTKFAHLSPEEMAATGVRVVPPAVARRGSYIARGAVLMPSYVNIGAYVDEGTMVDTWATVGSCAQVGKNVHLSGGVGLGGVLEPLQANPTIIEDNCFIGARSEIVEGVIVEENSVVSMGVYIGQSTPIYDRATGEVSYGRVPAGSVVISGSLPKDGGKYSLYAAIIVKRVDAQTRAKTSLNDLLRP